In Cryptomeria japonica chromosome 5, Sugi_1.0, whole genome shotgun sequence, the genomic window TACACAAAGACTTGGATGTCttaaatgagagaatgagagctctatttatagggaaaatagggtaatggagggtcaagattgaaaaaTCTTAACAAGGACCATAATTGAAATtcaatcaatccatgttcacaattctcaccaatgaaatggtgataattgtcaataaGAGGTTGCTCGAGAGggaatgtaagaagcattaaataatTTAgaggacatgaaggttaccttaggaggtaaggttaaggttagccTAAGgtaatccattggataaagcttttatccaaggggtaaactcttgtgaaaaggttaaagggataaccaagggtaaagccatgaatgcttgactgagacccttgggttagatgaaggttgagctagggaaaaattctctaaccatgcaagaagggtgagttaaccattaatggtttggaagactttgggcacaaatttgtaagagtccttccaaatttgggggaactcaacaagttatcttgttgaagacataaaggctttattgctttttagaagactttcctccaattttcagaagtgacctcctcaaatttaggaaaaggatatgattggagggattaggctaattgattaagattagataggttctacAAGAATTTAAAatgggtttaggaggcaagtgggagatgtaggaaaatacaagtggatggaggggaattttaattaaaataaattactttatttcaactaaaatagaagcaacttgcataaatacaagtgggtgatttaaataaataaattagatttatttacttgcaaggatcaatttaattaaatgtaaatttaatcaaAAGTGGAGAAAgggcaattaattaaataaagtgatttatttaagtAAAGagtagaaaaggcttaggtgaacttaattaaataaattgagtaattcatttaattaaatagatgaatggggagaatttaattaaatagagaaatggggttaaaatgaatattaaatactcatttaggaaagtggtcagttttatacatctacattttggccctctttgaagtgacgtgtgtggacatgttgattcaaagaagatTTTTTCGGATATGATGTTTGTGTCGAAATatcaatatgatgccccagattgaATGATatcgatgatgccccctcgagagatgaatcaaggattttgaaaaatttgtcGATCAGTGTTTTCAATATTGATTGCAGTATAAGAATATTGACTATGTTGAATGTATTTTGATTGATTTATCTCCtaataatgatgttgataaggttaaaaaagaaaaaaatgaggaaAAGTCATGCCCCACCTTTTAACCTTGTTGACTTacaccctattaaaaggtaaaaagtgatttgattcttatcatttgcacatttgtctccttgtgattgtgataACTAAGCTTTGATGAAAATGCCAGTTCCATATGCCTCATACCGATTTGAGTGCGTCCGTCAATACCGGAGGCCCACCGCGTATGGCCCACCTGTAAGTGGTCAAAATCTTTCcatgtttttgatttattttgcttgttttgatcacatttttaattttttggttttaAATTTGTCGATTTAGCGTGTAGGATAGATTCCATAGTGAATATGATAGATAAGTTAGCGTGTGGGAGGGATTTAGCACGTAGAGTAAATTTTCTAGTGCATTGGGGGAAAAGGATAGCGCATAAGTAATAGCTTAGCACGTAGGGTCCaaaataggtgaaaaaggtttggaAGAATGCGACTTGAGTTGAGATAGATGTCTTAGGGGTTGATACGCACCTGCTGCTCATTCTGAGATGAGTCTTGACCCAATGTTTTGCCTATTGTGATGatgtctgattttgatatgatgatttttGAGTCTGCTGTTGGAATTGCTTTTGATATGGAGTGCCaagttgattgatttttttgatgagggtcatcattttgagtttgaTGTGGATCTATGATTTTTGCCTtgcgatatgaatttgatgtccaATATGAGTTTCGATTCTTGATTTTCAATATGATTTGTGATGTGATGCTTGCAATATGGATttttgatttgctttctcgatatgggtctttaaGTTGATGCTTgattttttgatatgggtcttgatttttgatatggttcagattgatttctcgatatggtgctTTGATTGTTTTCTCGATATGAGTCAAATTTTCGATATGGTCCTTTGATTTCTCAATATGGTGCTTTGGTTTCTCGATATGGTGCTTTGATTGTCAATATGGGTcctttgatttctcgatatggtttagatttgatgcttcattgtttcaagttaattttctttgattggatatatcagatagatttgggaactgatgatggacgCATGTTATTTTGCAAGCAGAGCTTGGCATTCTTTAGTCTCGAGAGTTATTTTCGAGATCCTGGTCATTGATTTCATGCTTGTCATAGGACaatagagatgtgattgagagatgcagGTTATCATCCTTATTagacatgcctcagtatatcattaactAGGGTTTGTTGACAACTTTAGAACAGAGATGGCATAGTGACATAGACACCTTCCACTTGGTGAtaggtgagatgacaatcacaccagaggactgttaccaGATTCTACAAATTCCAGTGATTGGGGCTTTTTTGCCTTATGAGAAGAtaaaggagggtgggatagaggctctcTATCGCATCTTCCAAGATGATCAGATTAGTGGGTATGAGATTCCATGGCAAGAGTTCGTGGATTTTGGATATGCTCCTCTACCATTGttactagcaggtttcattggtggatttctgtgtcccgaccataggtcaaagggactagtcaTGGGATGGGGATTGATTTTAgaggacatggtgatgcagggGCATAGGTTTTCTTAGGGGTATTGCATGTTAGCCCATATTTAcagagagcttcaccaggtggtgtatctaggatacaacaAATTATCAGTGGGGGTGACACtactataggtgtgggcttggaaGCACATTCCTGCAGCGAGGCCACTTGCAGGTAGCGATAGGCCAGTTGGTCGAGCATACACTTATGGGTATACAGGTATAGTTGTCTAGCAAAAGCTAGGAAAAATAGAGCATTGGCAGAGGGtactggatgacattgatatggtcatttgGAGATCATATATGGATTATGAGGTATGGgaagaggatgggatagagatgccttaTGTGTACATGTGGAGGTATCTAATCAGGCAGACGCCCTTCATCATCAAGTGATTCTTGAACAACTGTGTTCAGCGACAGTATGGTAGACAataggggatgccacagggagccTGCTTATATGCTCGGTGGCAATAGGATGTGTTGGAGTGGGGATCAACTCTAGATAGTGTAGTTGCAGTGGAGGAGTATATGTTTTTGGTAGGGAAAATTTGGGATTATGGGGCCGGGGTTGTGGATGCAGGTATGACCGAGGAGTTCTCAGCATACTTTGTAGCACATGCAGTGGCACGTATAGCGGATCCGGTAGAGATGGTgcctgcttttgatgatgatgaggatgaggagccaCAGAGGCATGGGTGAGTCATGGGGAGAGGTGAGGAGGAAGAGGAGGTAGAAGAGGGTGGTGGAGGAGATAGTGGAGGAGGAGGTGTTGGTCAAGGAGTCAGAGATAGGGGGATAGTAGGTGGATTAGATAGAGGGAGGGGAGGTGGTGGAGTAGGTGGTTTGGATAGAGGAGGTAGACTCCTTCTAGGTACTGGAGGGGTTGGTAGGGTAGAGGCTTTGCTAGCTGCGGTGGGTGGTACGGAGGAGGATGAGAGGTGACTTGCATGGAGGAGGAGATAAGATGTTTTACCTCCATAAGCACCTCAGATAGGGACAAGTGTAGGTGGGGTTACCACACAGGTACCTGGTCAGCTTAGGGTATATACTCATCCGCAGGATGCACAGATCAGAGCACTATACATCACAATGCAAGAGCTACAGGCACAGGTGCTAGCACAACAGTGTCAGATTATGCAGATTATGGTCAAGCGGGATGCGGAGAGAGAGCATTGGGCTTGGGCAGAGGATCTTTCTGAGAGATTGGAGAGAGCGATGACTAGTGCCCCAATGTGAGACACGTTGAGGGAGATAGATGTATAGAGCCAAGGAGGACAAGTATTACAGGCGCTTATACAAGGAGGTGGTTCCTAGAGATCACAAACCTCCTAGCTATACTTCCAGTTGATCTGGTCAGAGTCAGACAAGGATAGAGAGCAGAGGGGTTACGGGGCCACTCTGACGTGATCCACTTAGTGAAGATCCATGAGTTGTGCCATCGACTGTGAGACCattagcctcaggagatagtcacacctgagagacttgtctctattgtattttaatcatttgttgtattttgacaaacatgatattATGTGTACATTccgaccatttttgagatatatgtaTATGACACTgattttctttgatccacatgtgatgtgttattaaTGATGATGCCTTATGATATGCTTTGATATGATGATTCTAGGATGATGATGTGATCCTTAGATAAATTCTCTTGATTTATTTatgatgtgaatgcatgatttATGATGAGATGAGCAAAAATGTGATGATGCTTTGCATTGAtgactttgatttatgagatgtatcttgaaaatgagatgtatgataatgataatgaggtgcaactaaatgcaagatttaaatgatatgcaactaaatgcgtgatttaaaatgatatgcaactaaatgcatgatttaaaatgatatACAGCTAAATGCATGAtttataatgatatgcaactaaatgcatgatttgaaatgatatgcaactaaatgcatgatttgaaatgatatgcaactaaatgcatgacTTGATTTTGTTATTGTCATTCTTGCGTAGCCACCtgtttgtgctttgttttgtttgtcatcattgagcttttgatatgttggaagttaatacaagcatcatggtataattgaaccataatgacctgagtaacacttacatggattttgatattgcaagacgacacaagcatcgagatataattgaaccaagacgacctgagtgttgcttgtgttaAACAAACCAGAGTTAACCATtggtatgtgcaaagtggaaaatgtccTCAATGAATTatttccaatcatgtcttgagacaaatttgcaccgtaCGAATGATCACATCGTAGACAGAAAACTAAGGAAAATATCAaattcctttgttgcttctctagttgaatgcatccttgagtagcttaggagatctaaagtttgaaaattttaagaTTCAAAATAGTCAAAACCTCATGCtatatgtaaacaaattataatccataaaatcatccatcacgtGCATGTTAAAGTTTTCAGTTGGATAATGGTGttgttttctagcctgatgagcagtTGTTGACATTGTTTTCTTAGCATGTTGTAATCCTTGTTGTATTTTGTTGGAATGGTTAAAGTGAGATAAATATTGCACTGAGCTATAGATATCTATCAATGCGGATAtacacattgatcaccaagccatggtgggatatggaGAAATGATCTTCAGATAATcgaggacaatgactatgctaagtatgtccaggaaaATGTCGCATgaataagtgttgggcgatggccattagctAAGACTCAAATGGATCaaaagatatgagtactgatagatagatgATTTTTTCTCTaacaaatagcgcctgttgccaggttttcactacttgtttttattgcacttttttatttttcaatttttttgtattttttgcttttttcattttttttgtatttttcgctttttccatgcattggatgactcaagtgtagaatttctttagatggatgttgttggttggatcGTCAAGCATGTCTCCTTCTGAAGTTATTAGCTAATAGGCATCTAATCTATAttctgatatgatgacaaagggacccaaccagttaggttcaaactttcccttcttttctcgatcttgttgatttcttcaattttcctttagtacaagatcaccgactttgaaagccCTAGGAATTACTCTGTGATTGTAACTTCAGCACATTCACTGCTGGTATGCCTTGAGATGTTTAtatgcatgttgtcatttttcatccagaagctctagttcatgcaatttGTTGACTCGATACTCCTAATTtggtatgaggcctttcaaagttactcgaagagatgggatttctacctcaagaggtaaaattgcttctggtccatacaccaaagaatatggtgtagcccctgtaggtgtcagAATACTAGTCTTGTATGCCCAAAGTaccagattgagttgtacatgccaatcacTACCTGCATCGTTtaccgttttcttgaggattttcataatagttttatttgatgcttctgcttaaACATTCcgttgtgggtagtaaggtgtagagaagcaatgttggatttgaatcgttcacataattctcgtacatcttgatttttgaaaggacgcccattatctgtgatgatggaactgggaatgccatatctgcaaatgagataattaagaataaatgaggcaatttgttttccagttaccaTGGTCCTtgggattgcttcaatccactttgtgaaatactctattgcagtgataatgaacttgtgttcatttgaagaagaagaaggatgaattttccttactaaatcgagtccccactgacagaaaggccaagatgtagtgaatggttgtagctcctgtgctagtgcatgaataatatttccatgaatttggcactttggacctttctttgcaaattgatacgattctttttccattgtcagccagtaatatcctGTTCTTAGAAGTTTTTTGGTGAGAGTAGGATGACTTGAATGCATACcgcagataccttcgtgaagctcgtgcaaggaagagtcaaattcattacgatcaaggcaacataGAAGAGTACCATCTCGACCTCGACGGTAATGTGTGTCAGCAGTTAAAGTATAGCGGGCGGCTTGCCAGATGAAGCTGCATTTTTGGTTGTGGGATAAGGTGAATAGAAGGGTATTGTTCTTAAGATATTTATAGTTGTTCCATATAGAGGGCAGTCTGAACTAGTTAGGGCGTAGATGACTTGGGATGTAGCATTATCATATGccagggaaaacaattgctctaccaagaactcgtaaagACTATGTTtttctggaatttgcagtagtgaagcaatagtggccattgcatcagtcACTCTATTGTCCAACcgtggtatttgttcgaaggtgatgtgtacaaagtataaTTTGAAATCACCCACTATTCTTTGGTATGACAACAGATCATCATCCTTTGTCTtatattcattgttgatctaattgataactagttgggaatctccatagactttaaattccatgattttccattccacaaccattttgattcctgtcaccggtgcttcatattcagcgatgttgttggtgcatggaaacatcagtctataagatcttgtaatagtgtgtccttcaggagtgacgaaTAGGATGTcgacacccgatccatgttgggtataggacccatcaaagtataaggtcGATTGCTTGAGTGTAACATtaaggacatccatgtctggaaattccacctgcatTGGTTCTTTATCAGGTAATGGTGctttagctagttgatctgcaattacgtGTCCCTTGATAGCCTAACATTCTATGTACTAGATATCaaactcattgagaatcatgacccatttagccaatcgacctgtaagagctgctttgctgagtaaatacttgagaggataaaTTTT contains:
- the LOC131876219 gene encoding uncharacterized protein LOC131876219, whose product is MGRGEEEEEVEEGGGGDSGGGGVGQGVRDRGIVGGLDRGRGGGGVGGLDRGGRLLLGTGGVGRVEALLAAVPGQLRVYTHPQDAQIRALYITMQELQAQVLAQQCQIMQIMVKRDAEREHWAWAEDLSERLERAMTSAPM